A region of the Salvelinus namaycush isolate Seneca chromosome 13, SaNama_1.0, whole genome shotgun sequence genome:
GTCGTTATTCCTCTCCTTAGACATCCATTGAATGCTTATAATAAAGCGAGCTGGTGTCTGTCCCCCTAGGCCCAGAAAGGGCACATAAGAACAAACCAAAACACTATTTTCCACAGTAAAGCACTCATCAGCAAAGCAGAAGCACATAATTTGTTGCCTGTGGATGACTGCTCCGCCTCCAAGGTTGACCAATCTCCATCAACGCTGCATACAGATGTCCTTTACCATCCCCTTTTGGCTTTTTGTTGCTACGAAAATTTAATTTTGTGCAAAAGTTTGATATAGCCAGAATTTCTCTCAGTCTTGATGAGTCTTTTCTGACATAAGTTTGCATTCATACTGGAAAAGAGAACCCAGGAGACAAGGGATAATGTAATGTGGCAGTTGAACATTCAGTAAAAAGCTCTGGTTGGAATGAATGAATACATGCATGTAGGACATTTATAAACCTATGACACTTTAATTCAGCATAATAAAGTTTCCTCACCAGGGCTAGCTGTCGTCCTATGTTCCCCATGGTTATCACACCAGCGAAGAAGATGCAAGGTAACCAGGAGCGAATGTACAGAAAATCTGGAGAGGTATACCTGAAACAAAACAATAGAACAGGTATTAAACGTAGGACGATCCCCAAATGAGCATGAAAATCCACAGCAATCCCTCCTGTATCTTGAaaaatattataaactgggtgtttcgagccctgaatgctgattgctTAAATATACAACAGCTTTGAcccaataaggcccgagggggtgtggtatatggccaatataccacggctacaGATGTTCTTAGGCATGACGTAACGTAATatgagcagtaaaaataaaatgttttgtcatacctgtggtatacggtctgacataccacagctgtcagccaattagcattcagggctcaaaccacccagtatACAATAGAACGTATACCACGGTTATGACAAAACATATATctttactgctctaattaggttgtaaccagtttataatagcaataaggcatcttGGGTGcttgtggtatatagccaatataccacggctaaggactgtttccaggtactCCCCTTTGCCTTGTGCACAAGAACAGCCagtagccatggtatattggccatataccacaccccctcgcgccttattgcttaattattatACACGCATGTCCTGTAAACTGTATTGTATTAGTACTCACTGAAAGACTCCGTTGTAGACCAGGAGCTGAGTGGATAGAGTGGCCAGCAGGGCGATGACCACCCCCAGGCCAAAGCCGGAGCGGGACCGGTCAAATGTCCACCAGAGGCCGATGGACAGGGCCGCCAGCGTCAGGGACAGCTGCACGTTGTTCGCAAAGTCCACTTTCTGAGAGGGGTTAAGGACAGCTGATCATGTAGTAGGATAGTCCACACAGGAACCATGGGTTCTACTCAGTAAGGTTCTTTCTTGTAAACAGGCTCTTTTAATCACATTTAAAAGCCCATCGTTTTAGCTGGGCCTTTAGTCACTGATCTTATTGTTTTACACATTACATTTGAGTCTttcagcagatgctcttatacaGAGCAACTTAGAGGCAATTAGGGTAAAGTGCCTTGCCCatgggcacatcgacagattaaTTTTGTTTTACTGTAAAGTGTGTTGTGATTATAAATACAATTTAAATCAAGTTTGATTTGCAAGTAAAAATGTCAACAAGGAATGCTTTTGCCCCATGGTTTACAGGTTTTTACACATCTTTTTATTATTCACATCAAATTCAGTGAGTGTCAGACAGGCAGGTAGGAATAGAGCAGGatactcaactcttaccctacgtgGTGTGGAGCCTGCTgggtttctgttctacctgacaaTTAATTGCatacacctggtgtcccaggtctaaatcagtccctgattataGAGGGGAAtaatgaaaaaatgcagtggaactggcttccaggtccagagttgagtttgaggggcaTAGAGGATACAGCACTGGCATGGTTGATGCCCACGAACACGGCCACACAGCGCATCACACTGGACCACTCCCGCTTGAACTTGTGGGGCTCGCCAAGCCGACAGTCAATGCACGGATACAACAGACCGATtattgctgagagagagaggtagacgggATAAAGGTAAGGGATTGAGGGTGCAGAAATAGGGAGAGGGGATCATAGATCAACAATCAGCTTTATTGCTGCAGTAGCACGGCCTGTGCCGTACATTCCTGTTAGTATGTTTGTGGAGAGAAATGCTGCCATGCCAGCCCACCACATAGCATCAACGCTATTCTGATGACACaccaaacattttttttaacactTGTTGAGGTTGGCCTCCTTTTAAAGCGATTGTTTAAATATTACACAATAACTATACAGATTGCTGTGCAAATTTAGGTAACTATGTACAGTAAACTGCTCTGGTCTTGACTAGTAAATAAAACCCGATAGCTACTGCATGATGCAAACAGCCCAGTGCGCAGTAACAGTGGAAACCTGCATCTCCCCCAGGCTGAGCAGTCGAGCGCGGCAGTCTCAGGGGGATACAGGCCTGCGGCTGTTGTGCTTTTCTACTGGTCCACTAGGAATCAGCAGCTACATCTACTCTCTGTGCTGTAGACCCAGGGGACAACAATTCAATAATGATAGTAGTCAAGTCTGGCAGcaaaaacctgtgtgtgtgtcccttttagcgctgactttgctgatagctactttgaggaaaagtgtacttactatgcctgtgatgtggttgtcccacctagctatcttaagatgaatgcactaactgtaagttacactggataagagcgtctgctaaattactaaaatgtaaatgtgtgtgtccTACCTGAGGCGGTCCCACAGCAGGGCGGCACCCACCAGGCTGATGAGAAGATGCTACTAATGACATCAGGCGGGAACAGAGTGACGTTCCTCTGTACCTGCAGTGAGAGAAAACAAATATTAGCTACTTTAGTACTCTTAGTCATATCTTCCCCTTAAATGTTTCCCCATTCAAGAGATGTATCATTAAAATACAAACATAGCTCACCTGCAGCAGATTGAGCACCAGAGCCAGGAAAACTCCTATAGAGAACAGCATGAACCCACGGATCACCAGGGTGGTGCTTCTGTTGGTGATCACTGCAATGTATGGTCCTCTGGAAGGAGCGGTCTGACCAGACCCAGACTGCTGCTGGTCGCTGACTACTGTGGAGTCGGCCATGGCTGGGGCAATCGTGGACACCAGGGGAAACGCTAACTCTATCCTCCAGTGATCGCGCTGTCCACTGACATCACCAATACCCTAAAACACAGGAACATGTTTAGGTATTCAGATGTGGCTACATGATCATCCAACAAAACAACCACAGCCCAGAGGTGTGAAGTCAGTGGACAAACATAGATGTGTGTCTAgttcagggatgggcaactccagtcctctggggcctgattggtgtcacacttttgccccagccccagctaacacacctgactcaaacaatcaactaatcatgatcttcagctgtgtttgctagggatgggcaaaaagtgtgacaccactcGAGACCCTGAGTCTAGTCCCTGGTCTAGTTAGTCAATGTTCATGTCTCAGCTtacaaacacaagtgaaataATTAAGAGTAGCTAGCTATGCCTAATGTGGATTTCTTTGTCTCAAGAAGAGACAATAACTCTTCAGTCATTTGATCAAACCAAGTTATGCTCAGCCTCAGCAAATGAATACATCACATTTGCCAGATGGCTCGCTACTTTTGAcctagttagttacctacagtgACGTTTCATCTACTTCGAGATTGGAAGCTGATATAACAGTAACCTGTGGCAGTATTGGCACTGCCAGAGCAACGTAACGTTATCTAACTAGCTAGCGAAGGTCATTGAAACCAGctaaactagctaacgttagaagATAGCCAGCTAGCATAATATCTAGCTAGCATAATAGCTAACATTAATACTTTGAATACACTGTTGGATACAAACAATAAATACCAAACGTTAGCTAACTATATAGTGTAGTGTTAAATAAAACGAATTTGATAGTTTTTGTATATATGCTAGCAACAGTTGATTGCTGATAATCAGCAAACACATCTTGTTtattagcctagctaacgttagctagcacaCTTCGTCAGCTGATATTTACAGTCACACGCTATTTGCCTTGAATTAAATAATAAATATTACCTTCAATGTttataaagtattttttttaaatggtaaaAGACACATTTTGCTTCTTGTTTTAGGTAGTAGCAGGAGTTTGAGAACTAGCTtcgaggggggaaaaaaactcgCCTTCTCGCTAATTTCGGATGAACTGGTTTGGCACTGGCTACGTGGCCAACCAATCGGCTTCTAAAACCCTGACGTAATCTCATTGCACAAAGCCCACGTTTTGCCCAGGTAGAATAAATGCAAAGTTGTCTTTGATATAAAACATTAGAAAATGCACAGAAGTGGTTCAAATTAAAATACATTAATTTAGAAACATAATGATAAAATGGCTGAGTTGTTTGGCAATTGGTTGTCAACAGGTATAATTGGATGTGCATATCAAAGCAATGAtgattatataaaaaaaaaaaaatgtaacctttatttaactagtcaagtcagttaagaacacattcttatttacaatgacggcctaggaacaatgggttaactgccttgttcagtagcagaacaacagatttttactttgtcagctcggggattcaatctaaaaacctttcggttactagtccaacactctaaccactaggctacctgccaccccattatATAAGAATGTCTTTAATGTGGATCACATCTGTCATtagtgtaggcctattgtaaTTTTTGGTCTATCCATTGGATGAAATCCAGAGTTGCTGTAAACATAACAATAAATCCTAATAGGCTGAGAGAGTGTGAATGGTCTGTAAGACTTTGAGAAGGCAAAAGTCTGAATACTGAATACCAAATCAGGTGGAAATGGGAATGGGGATTATCTGTGATCTACTCCACACTGTGACTGCCTCACCTACATAGCATAAGCCTAGTAGACCACATGCTGGAGCAAAAGGAATGTCTTGACTGAACAGTGGTAAGAGACTTTAAGGGAAGCCATTCAGCCATCATGAATGAAAGATGACAGGAGAGAGAATGGGATTACATTTTTGTTTGAGTATACAGTGACAAGCAGGACAGGGATATTGGGCAGCTGTACTTTTGAGGGACACAAAAGCCTTTTGAATTATTTGGCACAGAGATAGTTGAACTATTAAGGGATATTTCCATTTCTTCTGACATACAGTAGGATGAACTGTCACTAAACTACTTCCCAACACACCAGTGAAAACACCTTAGTATCCATTTACACTGGATGGCTAGGACGTAAAATCACatagaagagaagaagaagaataatGGTGGTGAATTCATTTAGAACTGTTATCACCTTGGGTTTTCTGGATTCAATTGGGACACTGCAAATCCCATCCACTACAGCAGTACCAACAATCCCTGGGGAGATGTCCTTAACCCTAATAATCAGAGTGATAGAGGGAGCCTGCTAGGTACAGGCAGGATACAGAAGGGGTTTCAATTAGTTGTCAAGGGCTATTTGGAGGCCCCCTGGCACTAAGAGAAAATGGTCAGGGACCCAATTCATCATCCTGACTGGCTCAATGTTAAGGGCCTTTTCATTACCAGCCCCGTGTGTCCCAGTCAGACACAACCCTGGTATAAATGTGACTGATGGGGAAGGTACAGGGTGAGGTGTGCTCTAGTTAAAGTCAACCCCTATTGGCCTGTTACAGGTCTCAGCTCACACATAATAGGTCCCCTGACCTTTCTGTTGTCTCTAATTAACCCCTAaacccctcccctctctgacTCGCCCACCAATCCCCAGACAGGGATAATAGATGCGTTTTGCAGTGCCACTGGAACTCTCAGCCTCTCAGAGGTGTTATTTAAAACTAAAAACCACTGAGGGCAACAAAGGAAAATGGCTGAGTATGTGT
Encoded here:
- the insig2 gene encoding insulin-induced gene 2 protein yields the protein MADSTVVSDQQQSGSGQTAPSRGPYIAVITNRSTTLVIRGFMLFSIGVFLALVLNLLQVQRNVTLFPPDVISSIFSSAWWVPPCCGTASAIIGLLYPCIDCRLGEPHKFKREWSSVMRCVAVFVGINHASAKVDFANNVQLSLTLAALSIGLWWTFDRSRSGFGLGVVIALLATLSTQLLVYNGVFQYTSPDFLYIRSWLPCIFFAGVITMGNIGRQLALYECKLMSEKTHQD